Within Macaca nemestrina isolate mMacNem1 chromosome X, mMacNem.hap1, whole genome shotgun sequence, the genomic segment AGCAGTGCCCCACCTGGGCTCACCTTCAGGAACCGATTCTCAGCATCCACTCTCCCCATCACAAGGGGGAAGCTGGAGCCTCTCTCCACCAAGTGAATTATTTCCCCTCCATCAGGTAAAGGGCCCCTGAGGACTCCATCTACAGCAAAAcccagggaggaggcagagaaacaCACAAACCACAGTGACCTTCATGTGTGCAAAGTAtagttgttaaaaacaaaacaacagaaacagaataaagaggCGTGGCCTCTGTGGGGCAGTGCCTAAGCAGAGCTCCACATACTTAGACCTGGGGAGGAAGGGATCTATGCTCCAACAGGTCTAGGgctggcaggcagggagggaggtggggtcTCATGTGTTGGCCCTCATGGCAAAGAATGGAGATCTGGTAGAGCCAATGGAGGGCTGGAGAAAGCCTGATCAAGATGCAGCTGTGGCCTCAGCCCCCTCCTCTGAGTCCCACACCTCTGACTGCAGGTAATCAGCAAAGAGAGCCCTGGCCCGGCGCAGGACACGCCCCAGGTGGTGTTTTCGCACGAGGCGGTCAAAGTGCATGGCCAGCTCGTTATAATCCAGCCCATTGCGCATGATGTGGTCGCGGTGCTCCAGCAGGATGGCCAGGCAGAGGAACAGCATGAATGGGTTACCCCGGCCAAActcctggggtgggggcaggcccATTGGTGGTACAGGTGGCAGGGACTTTCCAGGGTCTTTCGGGGAGCCTACCTCTCGCATCAAGGGGGATCCTACAGCCATATCACCAGTGGGAGAGGGCTCCTGGGTGGATGGTGGAGATGAGGAAGATGGGGAATCAGGGTGGGAAAAGGAGGAGAGCAGTGGGTCTGGGGAGTTCAATAAAGGCTCAGAGAGGGACTTGGAGCTGATAAGGGCAGCTGGGTGGGGCAGCTGGACCAGAGGGTCCCTCCTGGAGCCCATGTTATCCCTGAGTTGCTGGAGGCCATCCAAGCTGGCCTGTCTCAGGAGACGCCCCCCACCACCAGGCCCCTGACTGGCTGTGGCCAGGTGGTCAACAGCATCTTCAAAGGTGCTACCTCCTCCACCAGCAGGCCTCAGCATGTGCCTCTGTCGCACGGGCCACCCCCTGTGGCCACCAAAACCAGTGTCTGCCACTTGGCTGGGGGGTCCAACCAGCTCTACCTCATGTTCAGGAGGATCAGGGGGCAGCGAACTCCAGGTGACCTCAAGCATGCGGAGGGCGTCATCAAAGGCAAACTCACGCTTGAGCTCCAGCAGCAGCCAGCGGTAACAGAAGAAGAGGTCATCAGCACCTGCCTCTTGCAGGTATTGGTAAAAGTCAGGGTCAGCGTGTCGCAGCAACAGCTTCAAGTGTGCAAACTTGGTGGCCATGGCGCGGCCGTCAGGGTGGAAGTTGGCAGCCAGGCGCTTCATGATGCCACAAAAGCAAACAAAGGCATGG encodes:
- the LOC105493897 gene encoding TBC1 domain family member 25 isoform X2; amino-acid sequence: MLGTGQWATHLYSGYLAFVWKKNFGISYLGRDRLGQEVYLSLLSDWDLSTAFATASKPYLQLRVDIRPSEDSPLLEDWDIISPKDVIGSDVLLAEKRSSLTTAALPFTQSILTQVGRTLSKVQQVLSWSYGEDVKPFKPPLSDAEFHTYLDHEGQLSRPEELRLRIYHGGVEPSLRKVVWRYLLNVYPDGLTGRERMDYMKRKSREYEQLKSEWAQRASPEDLEFIRSTVLKDVLRTDRAHPYYAGPEDGPHLRALHDLLTTYAVTHPQVSYCQGMSDLASPILAVMDHEGHAFVCFCGIMKRLAANFHPDGRAMATKFAHLKLLLRHADPDFYQYLQEAGADDLFFCYRWLLLELKREFAFDDALRMLEVTWSSLPPDPPEHEVELVGPPSQVADTGFGGHRGWPVRQRHMLRPAGGGGSTFEDAVDHLATASQGPGGGGRLLRQASLDGLQQLRDNMGSRRDPLVQLPHPAALISSKSLSEPLLNSPDPLLSSFSHPDSPSSSSPPSTQEPSPTGDMAVGSPLMREVGSPKDPGKSLPPVPPMGLPPPQEFGRGNPFMLFLCLAILLEHRDHIMRNGLDYNELAMHFDRLVRKHHLGRVLRRARALFADYLQSEVWDSEEGAEATAAS